One Excalfactoria chinensis isolate bCotChi1 chromosome 13, bCotChi1.hap2, whole genome shotgun sequence genomic window, AGTGAGGGAGGGGAAGCCCACAGGGGTGCAGGACATGGtgtgcatggcatggagctggggaggcctcCCAGAACTGTGAGGTGgccagtccctgctgagcatgagaacaaggacacagacacagagagtgtaggtttgctgagggatttaTTGATCATCAGAGGGTGTCACTGATCATCGGGGTCTTCACTGctcaccagagggcagcactggtCATCAGAGGATGTCAGAGCGCTgcactggcaaggaggagccttgtccctgcagggttTGTCCCCAGGGACTcagggcaggagaaggactggcagcagccaagagaccCGGGGCAGGACGTGGGTCCCCTGGGGACAGAAGCCACCAATAAGGCACCCTGAGCCTGCCCCCCCCAGATCCATTCCTCttcacagccccatagagcgcaaagggtggttaggtactggaataggcaccccagggaggtggttgaatcgccatccctggatgtgtttaagagccgtttggatgtggtactcagggatatgatttagcttttttttttttttttttttttttttttagagatggggtactggttgggctgcggttggacttgatgatcttcaaggtcttttccaacctgggtaattctatgattctatgaaaggaagggctggaggtgacagtgcccaggtccccctggaacaGGCCACGGACAGTCCTCTCCATGCCATCAATTAATTCCCAGCCCCTGATGCCCGGTCCTCAGGGCTGCAGAGACACCCAGGGTCCCCCAagtgccctgtggtgcagggacCCATTGTGAGCACTAGAACTACATGGCCAAGTCACGGTCATGTAGCCTGCTCAGCCCCAACTGCCCCCCATtgccttcttccccttcctgttgCCCACCCATGGCAAGAGGGAGCCCAACAGAGGCTTTGGAACACCAGGGGTGTCCCCAAGGCCCAGGGAactgagagaacagcaacacatcccagccccatcctcaccccaggGTCACACCTCAACTCACAGGcctgggagagggagaaagaagagatgggtcagcagtgccaggcggggcaggcagcagtgccagcatcatAATGGGCAGCTGGCCATGATGTCACCGCGTTGCCGTGGTGGCGTTTGTGACACAGCCACCCGGGAGGGGGGTGTAGGCAGAGCACGGAGGTGGGTCCTGCATCCTGAAGGAGCATCTGGTACAGAGCAGACGCATCTGAAGGATGAGCTCCAGCATGGCTGATGCCAACAAGGAGCAACATGGGATGAGCAAGGACGGCCCCAAGGTGGGCCATGCCTCTGGACGAACACGCAGTGAAACTGAAGGTACACGGGCCCACAGCCACcatgggagcagtgctgcaaccagtcttgggatggagatgacacttttccatctgccacctccatcctgcccagcagtgggagAGGTGCCAGGTAGAGGCAGATGCAGAGTGtgacctgcttttcctttgccctcCAGAGCGAGTTGCCGTCTGGGATGCGGTGGCCGCCTTCATTcgagagcagctcctggtgcacaAGGTGTGTTTGTTGGCTGTCGGGTTCCTCCTCGCCCTGTCTGGCTCAGCCGGGACTTCCTCTGAGCCttcccctgcacacacagcaggaaactcACCCTATGtttccctgctgagctgcatttgGGAGGAAAGGCGAGGAGAAGGAGCGGGCTGTGCAGCCCCAAAGCCATCCCCGCTGCCCTGGCTTGTGCCTCTGAACAGCAGGAGGGGGCTCCTGAGCACTGTCCCTACACAGAACcacctccagctcttcctccagccagcccttaactcttcctccctttcttcctcctccgcTCGCAGGGGGTCTGGATTCCCACCTTCGGCTCCTTTGACATCATCTCCAAGGAGATCAGGATGGAGGACAGGACCGTGACCCTGTGCTGGCCCGTGTTTCAACTGGCCAGCAACCTCATTGCAATGCACCGCCTCAGGTCCCGCAGGGGGTCCCTGCCAGGTAGGAGGGGGGATTAAACCCTTGCTGGCTTCATGGATGGGGCAAACAGGGCCACCGCCTCCCTTCTCAGAAGCAGACCTCCCCCTCTGAGGAGCCCGTCCAAACGTGGGGCCGTTCTGGATGATGTCCCTTAGAAGCAGTTCTAGGTGGAAGAGCAACCTTATCATCAACCCCATCCCTGGTATTTTCTCAGTTGACAGGAAGGTGGAGGCCctgaagagcagccaggtgGCCGCAGCCGCCTCTGTGAGCTGgaagacagcacagaagtgcatcCAAAGCACCGTGtcgctgctctccagctgcctgcagaatggggagaACGTGGCTGTGGTTCTGAAGGATGTTGGAGTGCTGCTCATTGACGGGCTGACCTTCCAAATGAAGTTTTATTATGACTTCCTCGAGACGCTGTCGGGCAaagagaacttcaggagagccgTTCGCAAGGTGAGCCGTAGGTTTCTCCATAGCGCGGGCAGTGCCGTGAGCCTCACTCAGCCCGCACACGGCCCACCAGGACCTGGGCAGCTGCTCGAGCCGTGCAGGTGCTGCGGTGctgtcagctctccctgcctcgGGCTCCTCGTGTCCCCAGTGCCTCAGCCATGACCAGGACATCTCacaacctccctgttcctcccctGCAGGCCCCCTCGCTGCTGGACATGGGGGTGTCCCGTGTGACACCGGTGGCTTCTCTGGTGTTCTCTGGCTGCCTTGTCGTATTACCCAAgtgagtatttttctgctgcttgatgcagctgctcagctctcattcCGTAGTGCTTGTGCCTCGTGTCCGTCAGTGTCCTGCCCAGGAGGATGTgccagagaatcacagaatgactggAGCAGGAAGGAACCCGAAAAGAGCACCCGGTGCCACTGCCCTGCggggaacagggacacctacctCCAAATGAGGTTGCACTGAGCCTggtccagccaggccttgaatgcctgtccaggcacccagcagctctctgggcaagacatcccagtgcctcaccaccctccagCCAAAACCTTCTTCCTCCCATCCAAAGccagtcttccctctttccgcctgaaactgtttcccctcctcctaTCCCAAGTGACCCTGCTATCGGCTTTAGAAAGCCTTCATGCAGCATGAAAACATGCCTGTGAGCAGACAAGCAGAGCGAGCAGCAAGGATTGCTGTTGCACTGTCACACCGCTCACTGCCTTTTCCTCGCTTACAGGTTTCAAATGGAGTTGGTCCCCAAACTGCCGCCCCTGATACGCCGCCAGTCCTCCGGGAGCTTCTCTGGGTCAGGGAAAGCAACCAAAGTAGAGACTTTGCCACCTCTTACTGGGGGCAAGAAAGGTAAagtggcttccagctcctttccACAGCACGGGCAACCAACTGGAGGTGGGCAGTCCCTTGCTGACCATCAGCCCAGGGCTCTGATGTGCATCAAACCTTTGTGCCAGCTCAGCACGGCCTCTTCCCCTTAGGTTATGGTTGGCCAGTCCAAAAGGAAGGTGCAGGGTGTGACGTACCCCCATCCCTGACTATGGCAGGAGGATCTCAGGCCCTGCCCTCCCCCAGTGGAAGGGCAGGGACATCAAAAGTCACCCTGCCGCCTTATTGTCACCAGACAGCTCCTCTTTCCCAAAGCCAGcgtccctcctgcagccccaaagcagagctgaactgcagagaggaggagtgGGGACAGAGATGGTTTCAGGGCAGGTTCTGGGAACAGGCCTGAGTGCTGCTTGTGAGCGAGCCAAAGGTTTGATGGCgaatctcctcttccttcccaactGCAGTAAGATTTGACAAGACTCCAACCTTCATCAGACGCCTGAGCACTGCAATTGTTGATGGAGGGCAGTTGCGAAAGATAAAGAACAGACTGCGGAGGGAGAGCATTGCCTGCAGGTGAGGCTGGCGGCTGTGGGCTGGGTTGTGCATGGAGGTGACCCAACGAGAGCCCAATCCCTAACACCAAAGGGTCGCTGCTTGTTTGTGGTCGCCCAagagtgctgggatggggatgcCAGGATCcccccagctcacagggctggcccctctCCACATCTCCGGAGAGCCCTGGGGCAGCCggtcagctgtctgtggggaaggctgcattacagcccaggctcctggctcAGTCTTGAGGGATGCGGCCCCAAAGCCAACAGCCACTTAGGCGGACCCCTCccgctctgtcctttcagtgttctgccacccatccgggcagtgcctgcagccccacagcagccgatgagctgccagctgcagggccaggaggaAACGGATAACCAAGAAGGGCTGGGCCGAACAAGACGGGTCAAGTTCCTCGATGaaggaggagaagcagaggaagcccAGCATGAGGGTGCGCTGCCCGAACTGCAGGAAGATGAGACCCCAGACAAACCATCCAGGCTGGCGCTTCGGGCATGTGACTCGGTGACACTTCTGAGGAAGAGggttgagaagagcagggaacaGTGGGAACAagccaaggaaatggcagcagcaacatcccGTGGTGAGACCAGCCTGCCCGAGGAGTCCTGCGACAGATCTGTATTGCTGCCTCCCATAAGGGAAAAAACGGGGTCTCCCACTAGAAAGATGACAGCAGCACCATCTCATGGTGAGCCCAGCTTGCCCAAGGAGCCCTCTGTTGTCCCATCTGGGTTGCTGCCACCcataaaggaagaaatgggGTCTCCCAtgcaagagatggcagcagcagcatctcatgCTGAGTCCAGCCTACCCGAGGAGTCCTCAACCATCAGATCTGGATTTCTACCTCCCATAAGGGAAGAAACGGGGTCTCCCAGACGTCAGTCTCCAAAGACCGAAGCCCCATTCCGCAGGAAGAGCACACCCAACACACACTGATGCAGGCATGGGGTGCCCAGGACAGACAGAGCTCCACCGGAGGCTGCTTAACAGCTACTGAGTCCCATTTGGGTCATTGAGACCTATTTGTGTCATTCCTGCACACCACCtccttgaagaaaagcaaaggaacaaggagagagagtgaggaCTCTTCCAAGACCCCTTGCCTCTTTAGGAGCAAAACCCTACTGCTGGAAGTGTTTGAGACAAGGGATAAAGACTGTCATATAGTCTTATGTAATATTAGTATAATATTAGTAATATTTGCTCTTGCTATTCTACATCACAACATCATACTCAATATAACCATCTACctataaataaacaataatcaAAACACCATATGCACACGggtctgtatacatatatatacacagagttACCGACTACTTGGAGGTGGCCACAGCCAGGCAGGAACAGATCCCAGCAGTCCCTGCTAAGCATGACAACAAGGACACAGAGTGTAGGTTTGCTGAGGGATGTATTGATCATCAGAGGATGTCACTGATCATCGGGGTCTTCACTGGTCATGCGAGGATGTCAGAGTGCAgcactggcaaggaggagccttGTCCCAAGGACTcagggcaggagaaggactTGCAGCAGCCAAGAGACCCAGGGCAGGACGTTGAGTCCCCTGGGGACAGAAGCCACATCCCCTGTCCCACCTGCATGGTGACTGGGCCATCCAATAGGGCACCCTGAGCCTGCCTCCTCCAGATCCATTCCTCttcacagccccatagagcgcaaaggaagggctggaggtgacagtgcccaggtccccctggaacaggccacggacagtcccctccatgccatcaATTAATTCCCAGCCCCTGATTCCTGGTCCTCAGGGCTGCGAAGACACCCAGGGTCTCCCCAAGTGCATGGTGCAGCCATGAGGGAACTGAGACTGGAGGATCAAAGGGTGACCCCATCCAAGTCTCCTGGTTTGTCCCAGGGCTGCCCCCATCCCCACGGCTGCCAAGGTCTGTGTGCACCTCTGCCCATGGAGGAGCCCGAGGCTGGAGTTGGACATAGGGACATGGCAGGagtctggggggggggggagggcagaagGAATTAGGGGTGCCCAGAGCCTTGGGGGTGCCAAATATAGAGGAAGGGGGATCTCAATGGGAGGAGAATGGGGGAAAATTAAACGCAGGGGGTTGGGCACCTAAAGAGATGAGAATCGAGCTGCCAAAGAAAGGAGACCAGTTGGTTCCAAAAGGATGGGATACTGGGACCCAATGTGAGGGCATTTGGAGCtgcaaagagaagagatttGGGGTACCCAAGGAAAAGATGAGTAGGGTGCAAATGGGAGAAATCTGGATGGGACAAATTGAGGGGTGGTCTCAATTTGGCACaaacagctgtgtttgtggAGTGAGTGGTCATttctagaaacagaaaagcagtcaTTAATGCTAAACTGGAGATGAGCATTCAACATGAGGAGCCATAACAGGTAAAAAGACAGACTGACTCCATTAACCAGGAAGAAAATCCAGCAAAGGTGGATAAGGACCAGCCCTTGTAGCTGTCAGCTTCCAGGCACTGCTTCATCACACAAGTGAACATTTCTGTTCAGTTGGAATGTTCTGGTGACAGAAAGAGCACAGCCTTAGAAAAGAGCCCTTTGGCCTTAGCTCGCCCACCCGAGCTCCACACTTGGATCTCCTTagtgaggagctgcagtcagacaGGGGAAACGTTGGTCTCACCTTCTTATATGCTCTTCTGAATGTGTTGCTCAGGCTTCTCACTGCCATCCGTCGCACAGCAGTgagtctgtgctgtgctttctcCATCAGGACGTCCAGGATGCTTTCCAGGAACCTCCTCTGTGTGATGGGTGGTTCTTTCATCAGCTAAAATAAAGCAACATATCCATGAGCTCCAAGATACAGCTTAAGCCCTGGCACAGCACGTGAACAGGCACT contains:
- the LOC140258359 gene encoding uncharacterized protein — translated: MSSSMADANKEQHGMSKDGPKVGHASGRTRSETEERVAVWDAVAAFIREQLLVHKGVWIPTFGSFDIISKEIRMEDRTVTLCWPVFQLASNLIAMHRLRSRRGSLPVDRKVEALKSSQVAAAASVSWKTAQKCIQSTVSLLSSCLQNGENVAVVLKDVGVLLIDGLTFQMKFYYDFLETLSGKENFRRAVRKAPSLLDMGVSRVTPVASLVFSGCLVVLPKFQMELVPKLPPLIRRQSSGSFSGSGKATKVETLPPLTGGKKVRFDKTPTFIRRLSTAIVDGGQLRKIKNRLRRESIACSVLPPIRAVPAAPQQPMSCQLQGQEETDNQEGLGRTRRVKFLDEGGEAEEAQHEGALPELQEDETPDKPSRLALRACDSVTLLRKRVEKSREQWEQAKEMAAATSQMAAAASHAESSLPEESSTIRSGFLPPIREETGSPRRQSPKTEAPFRRKSTPNTH